Proteins found in one Limnohabitans sp. TEGF004 genomic segment:
- the rpmH gene encoding 50S ribosomal protein L34 encodes MKRTYQPSKTRRARTHGFLVRMKTRGGRAVINARRAKGRKRLAV; translated from the coding sequence ATGAAACGCACTTACCAGCCTTCTAAAACCCGTCGCGCCCGTACCCATGGCTTTTTGGTCCGTATGAAAACACGCGGTGGCCGCGCTGTGATCAACGCACGTCGCGCCAAAGGTCGCAAGCGTCTGGCTGTCTAA